The [Eubacterium] eligens ATCC 27750 genome segment GAAGATAGTGACGGTACCTGACTAAGAAGCTCCGGCTAAATACGTGCCAGCAGCCGCGGTAATACGTATGGAGCAAGCGTTATCCGGATTTACTGGGTGTAAAGGGAGTGTAGGTGGCCATGCAAGTCAGAAGTGAAAATCCGGGGCTCAACCCCGGAACTGCTTTTGAAACTGTGAGGCTGGAGTGCAGGAGGGGTGAGTGGAATTCCTAGTGTAGCGGTGAAATGCGTAGATATTAGGAGGAACACCAGTGGCGAAGGCGGCTCACTGGACTGTAACTGACACTGAGGCTCGAAAGCGTGGGGAGCAAACAGGATTAGATACCCTGGTAGTCCACGCCGTAAACGATGAATACTAGGTGTCGGGGCCCATAAGGGCTTCGGTGCCGCAGCAAACGCAATAAGTATTCCACCTGGGGAGTACGTTCGCAAGAATGAAACTCAAAGGAATTGACGGGGACCCGCACAAGCGGTGGAGCATGTGGTTTAATTCGAAGCAACGCGAAGAACCTTACCAAGTCTTGACATCCCACTGACCGGACAGTAATGTGTCCTTTCCTTCGGGACAGTGGAGACAGGTGGTGCATGGTTGTCGTCAGCTCGTGTCGTGAGATGTTGGGTTAAGTCCCGCAACGAGCGCAACCCCTATCCTTAGTAGCCAGCAGTAAGATGGGCACTCTAGGGAGACTGCCAGGGATAACCTGGAGGAAGGTGGGGATGACGTCAAATCATCATGCCCCTTATGACTTGGGCTACACACGTGCTACAATGGCGTAAACAAAGTGAAGCAAAGTCGTGAGGCCAAGCAAATCACAAAAATAACGTCTCAGTTCGGATTGTAGTCTGCAACTCGACTACATGAAGCTGGAATCGCTAGTAATCGCAGATCAGAATGCTGCGGTGAATACGTTCCCGGGTCTTGTACACACCGCCCGTCACACCATGGGAGTCGAAAATGCCCGAAGTCGGTGACCTAACGCAAGAAGGAGCCGCCGAAGGCAGGTTTGATAACTGGGGTGAAGTCGTAACAAGGTAGCCGTATCGGAAGGTGCGGCTGGATCACCTCCTTTCTAAGGAAGAAAAAGTAAAGGTTGTCTTTCTATTGAGTCATCAAGGATGACTACTTTGATTGCCGAAGGCAGTCGCAGTCAGCGGAATATCTGCTGGTGAGCGCAGACCGTCCCGAGCGAAAGCGAAGGGGATAAGGCAAGCGAAGCACAGATATGAAGCTTCTGGTGGCGATACGCTTAGGGGAAACACCCGTACACATCCCGAACACGATGGTTAAGCCTTAAGCGGCCGAAGATACTATGCTGGAGACGGTATGGAAAAATAGGTGGCTGCCAGATTACAGATGGGGTCATAGCTCAGCTGGTTAGAGCGCACGCCTGATAAGCGTGAGGTCGGAGGTTCGAGTCCTCTTGACCCCACTTAACTGGAAACAGTTAAACAGATGTAACATACATCAGGAAGAAACTTAAGACCTATAAAACATTTTGATTCTTTGAAAGAAGAAGCTTAATGGGGGTATAGCTCAGTTGGGAGAGCACCTGCCTTGCAAGCAGGGGGTCAAGGGTTCGAATCCCTTTATCTCCACTGTGGGTGAATTACAATAAAGTCGCTCACAACATTGTTCTTTGAAAACTGCATATTAAAATATCTTATAAAACATTGTTTTAAATAATGTTTAGACATCCGAGGTGCGACATATACTTAAAGTAAATGTCAAACCAAGAAACAAACCAAGGTTGAGAAATCAACCAAAACCGAATGGTGTAACGCTATACATCATTATAAGATTGTGAAAGACGGACGATTTGCAGCGGTTATTAGGAAAACTTCGTTTTCCTCATATCCTTTGCTTCGCAAATGATTCCGAATTAATCAATAAATCAGCTTATGAATGCAAGCATTCAACACTGATTCATCAATTAATTCAGACCGCTTTCAAATCTATCAGGTTAAGCTATAAAGAGCATAGGGTGGATGCCTAGGCACTGAGAGCCGAAGAAAGACGTGATAAGCTGCGATAAGCTGCGGTAAGGAGCAAATATCCATTGACCCGCAGATTTCTGAATGGGGAAACCTACGCAAGAAGACCTTGCGTACTCATACATGAATACATAGTGTATGAGAGGGAACCCGGGGAACTGAAACATCTAAGTACCCGGAGGAAGAGAAAGAAACATCGATTTCCTGAGTAGCGGCGAGCGAAAGGGAAAGAGCCCAAACCAGAGGATTTATCCTTTGGGGTTAGGACTGCATAATTGATCTGCAATTGATAGGAGAACGGTCTGGGAAGTCCGGCGGGAAAGCGTGAAAGCCGCGTATCCGAAATCGAAAGCAGCAAGGCAGGATCCAGAGTACCACGAGACACGAGAAACCTTGTGGGAATGAGCGGAGACCACTCCGTAAGGCTAAATACTACTCAGTGACCGATAGCGCATAGTACTGTGAAGGAAAGGTGAAAAGGACCCCGGGAGGGGAGTGAAAGAGAACCTGAAACCCTGTGTTTACAAGCTGTCGAAGCACGCAAGTGCGACGGCGTACTTTTTGTAGAACGGTCCGGCGAGTTATGATGAGTGGTAAGGTTAAGGACTTAAGGTCCGGAGCCGAAGCGAAAGCGAGTGTTAAAAGCACGTGGAATCGCTTATCATAGACCCGAAACCGGGTGATCTATCCATGTCCAGGTTGAAGCTGCCGTAAGAGGTAGTGGAGGACCGAACACACATCCGTTGAAAAGGGTGGTGATGAGGTGTGGATAGGGGAGAAATTCCAATCGAACCCGGAGATAGCTGGTTCTCCTCGAAATAGCTTTAGGGCTAGCCTCTGGTTAGTCTGCCGCAGGTAGAGCACTGAATTTCCTAGGGGGCGTCAAAGCCTACCGAAGAATATCAAACTGCGAATGGCGGACAGATGATGCCAGGGAGTCAGACTGCACGAGATAAGTTGGGTGGTCAAAAGGGAAAGAGCCCAGACCTACAGCTAAGGTCCCAAAGTGTGTGTTAAGTGGAAAAGGATGTGGGATTTCGAAGACAACTAGGATGTTGGCTCAGAAGCAGCCACACATTAAAAGAGTGCGTAATAGCTCACTAGTCGAGAGGTCCTGCGCCGAAAATGTCCGGGGCTAAAACACAACACCGAAGCTTAGGAATTCACATGAATTGGTAGAGGAGCATTGAAGACGGAACGAAGCCATACCGAAAGGAATGGTGGACTGTCTTGAAGAGAGAATGCCGGAATGAGTAGCGAGATTGAAGTGAGAATCTTCAAGGCCGAATATCTAAGGTTTCCAGGGTAAAGCTGATCTGCCCTGGGTAAGTCGGGGCCTAAGGCAAGGTCGAAAGACGTAGTCGATGGATAACAGGTTGAAATTCCTGTACTGCATCAAATCAGAAATGTGGGGACACATGAGGGAAGCATGAGCCGGAAAAGGAAAGTCCGGTACAAGCGCAGCAGAGGACAGATAGGCAAATCCGTCTGTCAACTCGAGGGCGCGATGTGGAGCGAACCAAAGTAGCGAAGCATGTGGAGCTTGTGTCGAGAAAAGCCGCTATAGTGTTTGATGTACCCGTACCGTAAACCGACACAGGTGGATGAGGAGAGAATCCTAAGGCCGGCGGGAGAAGCATTGTTAAGGAACTCGGCAAAATGACCCCGTAACTTCGGGAGAAGGGGTGCTCCAGAGATGGAGCCGCAGAGAACTGGCCCAAGCAACTGTTTAGCAAAAACACAGGTCTATGCAAAACCGAAAGGTGAGGTATATGGGCTGACGCCTGCCCGGTGCTGGAAGGTTAAGAGGAGATGTTAATCGCAAGGTGAAGCATTGAATTTAAGCCCCAGTAAACGGCGGCCGTAACTATAACGGTCCTAAGGTAGCGAAATTCCTTGTCGGGTAAGTTCCGACCCGCACGAAAGGCGTAATGATTTGGGCACTGTCTCGACAATGCACCCGGTGAAATTGAAATACCAGTGAAGATGCTGGTTACCTGCGCCAGGACGGAAAGACCCCATGGAGCTTTACTCTAGCTTGATACTGGGGTTCGGTATTGCATGTACAGGATAGGTGGGAGACTGAGAAGATGTGTCGCCAGATGCATCAGAGTCGATGTTGGGATACCACCCCTGCAGTACTGGGCTTCTAACCTGCAGCCGTGACCCGGCTGGGGGACAATGTCTGGTGGGGAGTTTGACTGGGGCGGTCGCCTCCGAAAGAGTATCGGAGGCGCTCAAAGGTTCCCTCAGAATGGTTGGAAACCATTCGAAGAGCGCAAAGGCAGAAGGGAGCTTGACTGCGACACCGACGGGTGGAGCAGGTACGAAAGTAGGACTTAGTGATCCGGTGGTATGAAAGTGGGATTGCCATCGCTCAACGGATAAAAGCTACCCTGGGGATAACAGGCTTATCACTCCCAAGAGTTCACATCGACGGAGTGGTTTGGCACCTCGATGTCGGCTCATCGCATCCTGGGGCTGTAGTAGGTCCCAAGGGTTGGGCTGTTCGCCCATTAAAGCGGTACGCGAGCTGGGTTCAGAACGTCGTGAGACAGTTCGGTCCCTATCCGGCGTGGGCGTAGGATATCTGAGAGGAGCTGTCCTTAGTACGAGAGGACCGGGATGGACTGACCTCTGGTGCACCGGTTGCATTGCCAAATGCATAGCCGGGTAGCCAAGTCGGGACGGGATAAACGCTGAAGGCATCTAAGCGTGAAGCCCCCCTCAAGATGAGATATCCCATAGCATAAGCTAGTAAGACCCCTTGAAGACGACGAGGTAGATAGGCAGAAGGTGGAAGTGTGGTGACATATGGAGCTGATCTGTACTAATAGGTCGAGGGCTTAACCAAGAGAAAAGGTTAAGACGGTTTGGATAGAACAAAGAGAGTTATTCTTAAGAGTAATCGGATGAAAGAATTTTAATGTGCAGTTTTGAAAGAGCAATATGAAATATAATGTATACAGGCAGGTCGCATGACCTGCTTTTTTTGTGTGTTTTCATACTAAATGTGGGTTTGAAAAGAGTAATAATGGGTGCTACAATTAGCATAACTTTGAATTAAGTTATTACATATGAGGGGAGAGAATGAATGTATCAGTGTCCTAATTGTGGCGGACGGTTAATTTTCGATATATCGTCACAGTCGATGTTATGTGAGCATTGTAATACACATTATAATCCATATAATCTTGGAGAAGGAAATTCGGCTGAAGAAAGTAAAGAGTATGATGTTACGGTATTCAAGTGTCCGCAGTGTGGCGGTGAAATTATGAGTACAGATAACACGATTGCTGATTTCTGCAGCTTCTGTGGAGCAGCTACAGTGCTGGAAAGCAGAATTTCCAAAGAACTCCGTCCGGGATATATTATTCCGTTCAGCAAAACCAAGCAGGATTGTAAGAATCAATATAAGAAGATGATGAAGCGTGCATGGTTTGCACCTAAGGAATTAAAAGATGAAAAATATATTGATGGTTTCAGGGGAATCTATATGCCGTACTGGGCTTATCATGTATCGCAGAAAGGTCCTGTTGTATTAAGAGGAGAGAAAAGCAAAAGACGGGGAGATTACATTTATACGGACCATTTTGATATTAACGGTGATATGGACTGTCAGTATAAGGGAATATCGTTTGATGCGTCATCTTCATTTGATGATAATATAAGTGAGGCGATTGCACCGTATGATGTTAAGAATATGGCGGGATTTACGCCGGCATTTCTTAGCGGATTTTATGCTGATACGGCAGATGTAGGGTGTGATGTTTATATGAATGATGCAATTGATATGGCTGGTGAAGAGACATATGATTATGTATCCAATAATATCCCGCTCGGAGGGGTATCACTTCATGAAACAGAAAGTACTATTAAATCAAAATGTAATGCGGTAATCGAGTCTGTTGACAGGACATTGTATCCAGTATGGTTTCTGTCGTATAGGAACAGGGACAGAGTTGCATATGCAACGGTCAATGGTCAGACTGGAAAAGTATCGGCAGATTTACCGGTATCAGTTGGCAGATATTTTGCTGGGTCAGCACTTCTGGCTGTTCCGATATTCATATTACTTAATATGTTCTTTACATTAAGACCGAAGGTAACACTTAATGTTGCAGCTGTAATAGCACTGATTACAATTATATTGTATGTGTTTGAACTGGGAAAAATTAAGAGACGGGACCAGAAGCTTGATGACAGAGGCTCATGGGAAGAATCAAAGCTTTCCAGCCGCAGATATAAAGCCGGAACAGATAATGATAATCTGGCAAAACAGATGGCTGATGGCAGAAATAATGCAAGGATTAACAGAGTAAGTAAGAAAGAAAAAAATAAAATGACACCATTGTTAAAGGCTGTTGTTATATTTGCAATATGCATGGTTGGAATTCCTAATTTTATGTTTGCTTTTTCTTTATTTAGTGCAGTATTTTCAGTGGGGTCTTCTTTTTTTGTCAGTGCGGCATGCTTTGCTATAGGCGTTATTATTACGCTTAGTAATTGCAAGACATATAAAGAAGTATCAGGAGGAAAAAATGTGCCGGGGAGTGTAGGTGCACTTGTAGCATTGGCTGTTTCAACACTGATTCTGCTTATTAATCCGGTATCTGACCTTTTTTATTATGGTGCAGTTATATTTGTGCTTGCTTCGCTGATGTTTACACTTGTTGAGCTTATTAAGTACTACAATGTGCTTGCAACAAGAAGACTGCCACAGTTTGATAATTACAAGGGAGGTAATGATAATGCGTAGAAAAATAACATTTTTACTGACCTTTCTTGTAGCAGTTCTAAGTATCGCATTGGCAGGAGTCAGAGTGTATGCTGATACAGGCTATGAGGTTGAAGATTATGCTAATCAGGATTTCTGCTATGTTAATCCAGATACAGGCTATGAAGCAGTGATTGTTGATGATGCATTTATTTTATCAGTTGCTGAGAAGAGCATGCTCCTTGAGAAGATGAAATTAATTACCACTTATGGTAATGTTATGTTTAACTCTATAAGCTATAACAGCACTTCGACAGAGAGTTATATTAAGTCTCTGTACAGAGAAAAATATGGCTCTGAGAGTGGAACGATATTCGTTATTGATATGGATAACAGAAATATATGGATACATAGCAATGGTGCTATTAACAGGACAATTAATAAGGCATATGCAGAAACAATTACTGACAATGTGTATACTTATGCATCTGATGCAGACTATTATATATGTGCGATGAAGGTGTATGAGCAGGAATATACGCTGCTTCAGGGAAGAAAGATTGCACAGCCAATGAAATATATAAGTAATGCATTGCTTGCGGTTGTTATTGCAGTTGTCATTAATTATATAATTGTGCGTGTGTACTCCTCAAAGAGGAAGGCATCAACAAAGAGCCTTATGAATGGATTGTTTGAGTACAGGGCATTTAATAATTGTAATGTTGTATTTACACATCAGACAAAAACATATTCTCCACGAGAATCAAGTTCTGGCGGTTCGTCAGGCGGTGGCGGCGGAGGCGGCTCATCCGGCGGTGGTGGAGGAAGTGGCGGCGGCCACAGCTTCTAACAGGATGCGGACTCGAAACCAGCTTATATTTATAAAAAGACAGAGAAACCTTTTTGCGTTTTCTCTGTCTTTTTTTAGTAAAACAGTTTACAATACATTTATATCAAAATGTAGTGAGGAACTGATAATGAACAGAATTCTGATTGTTGAAGACGATAAAGATATAAGCAGGGAGCTTAAGGAACTGCTGGAAAATTCAGGGTATGAGGCAGAGGTTCTGTCTAATTTTAAAAATGCATGTGACAGTATTATTGCTGAAGAGCCGGATCTTGTTCTGCTTGATATCAATATTCCGTATATGAATGGGGAAATGCTTTTGCAGCAGTTAAGGAGTAAATCAGATGTGCCGGTTATTATGGTTACAAGCAGGGATTCAGAGGCTGACGAGGTGCTTTCCATGAGTTATGGGGCAGACGATTATATAACAAAGCCGTATAATCCGACAATACTTCTGTTAAGGATTAATGCGGTATTTAAGCGGCTTGGTGCGAAGTCAGATAATACAACAACTTACCGTGGAATGGAAATACTGCCACACAAGGGTGTAATTAAGTATAAGGATGACGAGATAACTCTTACTAAAAATGAAATGACAATATTCATGTATCTGTTATCACACAGGGAGCATATAGTTTCAAGAGATGAGCTTATGACTGAGCTGTGGAACAATGAGGAGTACCTTAATGACAATGCGCTTACTGTGAATATAAGCAGGTTAAGAGGCAGATTTAAAGATATTGGACTTGAAGATGTTATTGAGACAAGAAAGGGACAGGGATATATTCTTGTATGAGGTTAGGAAAATATATTAAAGACAGACTGTATTCAGTGTGCATATTTGTGGCAATGCTTATCATAAGCGTACTTATGATGGCGGCATTCAAGGTGTCTGTCCAGTTAATAATTGCAGAAATATTTATAATGATAATATGCTATATTGCAGTTGTGCTGGCAGATTATTACCACAGAAAGAAGTTCTATGACGAACTGGAGATTAACATAGCTGCACTTGAAGAAAAATATCTTATTACAGAGACACTTGTCAGGCCGGCTTTCTATGAAGGGCAGATTTTCTATGATTCTGTGAGTGACATAGACAGGTCGATGACGGAGAATGTTAAACGATACAGGCAGGGAATGGAGCAGTTCAAAGAGTATGTTGAAATGTGGATTCATGAGATAAAGCTTCCGATAGCCTCACTTACACTTATGCTTCATAATAACATGGATAAATGTGATAAAGAATTTGCGGACAGGATGAATACGCAGATTCGCAGAATCAATAACTATATTGAGCAGATTC includes the following:
- a CDS encoding TPM domain-containing protein → MRRKITFLLTFLVAVLSIALAGVRVYADTGYEVEDYANQDFCYVNPDTGYEAVIVDDAFILSVAEKSMLLEKMKLITTYGNVMFNSISYNSTSTESYIKSLYREKYGSESGTIFVIDMDNRNIWIHSNGAINRTINKAYAETITDNVYTYASDADYYICAMKVYEQEYTLLQGRKIAQPMKYISNALLAVVIAVVINYIIVRVYSSKRKASTKSLMNGLFEYRAFNNCNVVFTHQTKTYSPRESSSGGSSGGGGGGGSSGGGGGSGGGHSF
- a CDS encoding response regulator transcription factor; its protein translation is MNRILIVEDDKDISRELKELLENSGYEAEVLSNFKNACDSIIAEEPDLVLLDINIPYMNGEMLLQQLRSKSDVPVIMVTSRDSEADEVLSMSYGADDYITKPYNPTILLLRINAVFKRLGAKSDNTTTYRGMEILPHKGVIKYKDDEITLTKNEMTIFMYLLSHREHIVSRDELMTELWNNEEYLNDNALTVNISRLRGRFKDIGLEDVIETRKGQGYILV